In the Anaerosporomusa subterranea genome, one interval contains:
- a CDS encoding PHP domain-containing protein encodes MIQADFHIHTTASDGRIAPSDILLQAVQVGLTHISITDHDTVDGLLALGAKPQQAGVTVIAGIEFSTDMPDCEIHILGYGIDIFHPRLRQQLTLLKEDRVSRVRKMAAKITALGYPIEEQDIVEVARGATSVGRPHVAKALIEKGYFFSVSDVFHSLLNRDKPGYVPHYKLTPGEVIGLIRQAGGVSILAHPGLVGNDQQVRYIIESGIDGLEVYHPKHDVEAVDRYLSLAQGQGLLVTGGSDYHAIPGRFPERLGEFLVPNNVANLFVSRISGL; translated from the coding sequence ATGATTCAAGCCGATTTTCACATCCACACAACTGCGTCTGATGGTCGTATAGCACCCAGCGATATCTTGTTACAAGCTGTCCAGGTCGGATTGACCCATATCTCGATAACTGATCATGATACAGTCGATGGTTTGCTGGCGCTTGGAGCTAAGCCGCAACAGGCGGGAGTGACGGTAATAGCTGGTATTGAATTTAGTACAGACATGCCAGACTGTGAGATTCACATACTGGGGTATGGAATTGACATTTTTCATCCTCGCTTGCGTCAACAATTGACGCTGCTAAAAGAAGATCGTGTTTCGCGTGTTAGGAAAATGGCAGCTAAAATTACTGCTTTAGGCTATCCAATAGAGGAACAGGATATAGTAGAGGTTGCGCGAGGCGCAACCTCTGTGGGACGGCCGCATGTGGCAAAAGCGTTGATCGAAAAAGGCTATTTTTTCTCTGTTTCAGACGTTTTTCATTCATTGTTGAATCGGGACAAACCCGGGTATGTTCCGCATTATAAATTGACTCCTGGTGAGGTCATTGGGTTAATCCGTCAAGCCGGTGGAGTTTCGATTCTGGCTCATCCGGGATTAGTCGGCAATGATCAACAAGTTAGATACATAATAGAATCCGGGATAGATGGGCTGGAAGTATATCATCCCAAGCATGATGTCGAGGCTGTTGATCGTTATCTTTCCTTAGCCCAAGGCCAGGGGTTATTAGTTACAGGCGGCTCTGACTATCATGCGATTCCCGGTCGCTTTCCAGAAAGGCTGGGAGAGTTTCTTGTGCCGAATAATGTTGCGAACCTGTTTGTCAGCCGAATTTCCGGGTTATGA
- a CDS encoding Asp23/Gls24 family envelope stress response protein produces the protein MEVIALVGPSGTGKSHRALIVAHEHNADAIIDDGLLIKDSKIIAGFSAKKEPSKLKAVKRAIFMDEEHVQAVKSAIKTVTPERILVLGTSINMVEKIIDALDLPALSKIIRIEDIATPTEITRAKESRIREGKHIIPVPTIELKPHFSGYLIDPLQIFFKKPQAKYRKIGEKSIVRPTFSYYGKLFISDAAIAVIVDYVATTDMQITRTSQVNIKNSHDREKGISITLDVTIRYGSMIREVVSQAQQRIKTMVEYMTGMIVRDVNIDVKRLSLD, from the coding sequence ATGGAAGTAATCGCTTTAGTGGGGCCGAGTGGAACTGGGAAAAGCCATCGGGCGCTAATCGTTGCCCATGAACACAATGCAGATGCGATTATCGACGATGGCTTGCTGATCAAAGATAGTAAGATCATTGCTGGATTTTCAGCAAAAAAAGAACCGAGTAAGCTGAAGGCTGTTAAACGTGCTATCTTTATGGATGAAGAACATGTTCAGGCGGTCAAAAGCGCGATTAAGACGGTTACTCCTGAAAGAATACTGGTTCTCGGTACTTCGATCAATATGGTAGAAAAGATTATTGATGCTCTTGATCTGCCAGCATTATCAAAAATAATTCGAATCGAAGATATTGCTACTCCGACCGAGATTACCCGCGCCAAAGAAAGTCGGATACGAGAAGGCAAACATATTATTCCTGTACCGACGATTGAATTAAAACCGCACTTTTCTGGTTATTTGATTGATCCACTGCAAATATTTTTTAAAAAACCACAAGCAAAATATCGTAAAATCGGTGAAAAGTCGATTGTACGCCCCACCTTCAGCTATTATGGTAAACTTTTTATTTCTGACGCTGCTATTGCCGTCATTGTTGACTATGTTGCAACAACAGACATGCAAATAACCCGGACGAGTCAGGTAAATATAAAAAATTCTCATGATCGAGAAAAAGGAATTTCGATCACTTTGGACGTAACTATACGATATGGAAGTATGATTCGCGAAGTTGTGTCACAAGCGCAGCAACGAATCAAGACTATGGTGGAATACATGACTGGAATGATAGTACGTGACGTAAACATTGATGTAAAGCGTCTCAGCTTGGATTAG
- a CDS encoding DUF3870 domain-containing protein has protein sequence MDRTNGNLILFSGYAKLPTGITASEMYKVIGVIVLIDLDTDVIVEADCTLATKLANKHVSSALVGCSMKNGAEPLVRIIDHIYQGSAKKAIITALRIIYDKYRSHKDGMTPSALD, from the coding sequence TTGGACAGAACAAACGGGAATTTAATATTGTTTTCTGGTTATGCCAAACTGCCTACAGGCATTACCGCGAGTGAGATGTACAAAGTTATTGGTGTAATCGTTTTAATTGATTTGGACACGGATGTCATCGTCGAGGCGGATTGCACGTTGGCAACCAAACTCGCCAATAAACATGTTTCGTCCGCTCTTGTTGGCTGCTCCATGAAGAATGGCGCCGAGCCGTTAGTGCGGATAATTGACCATATTTATCAAGGGAGCGCCAAAAAAGCAATTATTACAGCATTGCGGATTATTTATGACAAATACCGGAGTCATAAAGATGGCATGACTCCTAGCGCCTTGGATTAA
- the miaB gene encoding tRNA (N6-isopentenyl adenosine(37)-C2)-methylthiotransferase MiaB: MQGHQTYYIYTFGCQANAADSEQLAAQLQQAGYTATLLPDEADLIVLNTCCVRESAERKIYGKIGELKKLKTADPNRIIGVAGCLAQKDKDKLFAKAPHLDFVMGTFTVGRLLENINKVKENREQVLSVWEQAEETQRLRPASLSGQISAWVPIMYGCNNFCTYCIVPYVRGRERSRPVTEIIQEIAALAKQGVKEVTLLGQNVNSYGKDGQANATFADLLREADKIKEIQRIRYMTSHPRDMNQQVVDVVRNSRSICEHFHLPVQSGNDRILQAMNRGYSINDYRTLVRSIRQAIPDSSLTTDLIVGFPGETDELFAQTLDFIREIRFDAAYTFLYSPRSGTPAATMPEQIPSLIKKQRLQLLMDVQNEISLQINRQLEGKIVEVLVEGPSKNDDSAFVGRTRTNKIVIWKHTGSEQAGELLSVQIDKAQTWVLKGKAVD, translated from the coding sequence ATGCAAGGACACCAAACCTATTACATTTATACTTTTGGCTGTCAGGCCAATGCAGCGGATTCAGAACAACTTGCTGCTCAGCTTCAGCAAGCAGGATATACGGCAACCTTATTGCCAGATGAAGCTGATCTGATCGTGCTAAACACGTGTTGTGTGCGTGAGAGTGCTGAACGAAAGATTTATGGTAAGATTGGCGAATTAAAAAAGTTGAAAACAGCTGACCCTAACCGGATTATCGGCGTAGCTGGCTGTCTTGCTCAAAAGGATAAGGATAAGTTGTTTGCTAAGGCACCGCATTTGGATTTTGTCATGGGGACTTTTACCGTCGGTCGCTTGTTAGAAAATATTAATAAAGTTAAGGAAAATCGAGAGCAGGTCTTATCTGTCTGGGAGCAGGCTGAGGAAACGCAGCGCTTGCGCCCGGCTAGTCTGTCAGGTCAAATATCAGCATGGGTGCCTATCATGTACGGCTGCAACAATTTTTGCACCTATTGCATTGTTCCTTATGTGCGTGGACGGGAGCGTAGTCGTCCGGTAACCGAAATTATTCAGGAAATTGCTGCATTGGCTAAGCAAGGCGTAAAAGAAGTTACTCTGCTCGGCCAAAATGTAAACTCGTATGGAAAAGATGGACAGGCGAATGCTACATTCGCTGACCTGCTGCGCGAAGCTGATAAAATCAAGGAAATTCAGCGGATTCGCTATATGACATCCCACCCGCGCGATATGAACCAGCAAGTCGTCGATGTAGTCAGAAACAGTCGGTCGATCTGTGAACACTTTCATTTACCTGTTCAGTCGGGTAATGATCGCATTCTGCAGGCGATGAACCGCGGCTACAGCATTAATGATTACCGCACTTTGGTGCGATCGATTCGTCAGGCTATTCCAGATTCTAGTCTGACAACTGATTTGATCGTAGGGTTTCCCGGCGAGACAGACGAATTATTTGCCCAGACTCTCGATTTTATTCGCGAGATACGATTTGACGCAGCGTACACGTTCTTGTACTCTCCCCGCTCAGGAACGCCTGCTGCGACCATGCCAGAACAAATTCCCAGCTTAATAAAAAAACAGCGCTTGCAGCTGTTGATGGATGTACAAAATGAAATCAGTTTGCAGATCAATAGACAGTTAGAAGGTAAAATTGTTGAGGTCTTAGTCGAGGGTCCGAGTAAGAATGATGACAGTGCTTTTGTTGGCCGTACCCGAACCAACAAAATTGTTATCTGGAAGCATACTGGCAGTGAACAAGCGGGTGAACTACTATCGGTTCAAATTGATAAAGCCCAGACTTGGGTATTAAAAGGAAAAGCCGTCGATTGA
- the mutS gene encoding DNA mismatch repair protein MutS: MAETYTPMLEQYREIKNRHLNDILFFRMGDFYEMFFEDAETASRELEITLTARDGGGGKRVPMCGVPYHSADGYIAKLIEKGYKVAVCEQTEDPRQAQGIVKREVVKVITPGTVLSDQLLPDKANNYLVVLLEESGLLCFAAVDISTGECMWGSFTGASKVAAMCDRLFCLSPAEILFAGKIDSAAAINEFIAARIPSCAYSSIDVEDFSALRKLPASHFGTDNLPEQEPARDCVAYLLYYLHHTLKSDLSHVNRLGRYDADAHLLLDNITLRNLEISRNLRDGSKKGTLLGVLDYTQTAMGARLLKKWVEQPLNQPTEIVTRLDAVDELVKQPAARAYIREQLRDVYDFERIITKIEVGTANARDLTALRQSLATLPLVKEAIVKLRAKLFSSAGGQLSGHMDIVQLIQDALVDNPPVATREGGMIRPGYDLELDELRTIARDSKLWIQNLEANERETTGIRSLKVGYNRVFGYYLEVTHANASEVPARYTRKQTLANAERYITPELKEFELKVLGAEEKIVVLEYQLFVSLRETIKRQVREIQQTARQVALLDVLCSLSEAASRHNYVKPQIVTDRELRIKDGRHPVVEELLQRERFIPNDTGLNHRDCEIMIITGPNMAGKSTYMRQVALLTVMAQIGSFVPAREASISPVDRIFTRVGASDDLSSGQSTFMVEMAEVSHILKHATSKSLIILDEIGRGTSTYDGMSIARAVIEHIKSKIKAKTLFSTHYHELTEMEGQFDGVKNYSVAVKERGNDVVFLRRIVPGGADKSYGVHVAQLAGLPKSVIERARQILSDHEQPDCRQIERAASPSPSPLPASLFSSGLSDELLALDIMTVTPLEALNILYKLQNQAKAEAGKL, encoded by the coding sequence ATGGCTGAAACGTATACACCGATGCTAGAACAGTACCGGGAGATAAAAAACCGTCACCTGAATGACATCCTATTTTTTCGGATGGGTGATTTCTATGAGATGTTCTTTGAAGATGCCGAAACAGCGTCGCGGGAACTGGAAATCACGCTAACGGCTCGGGACGGAGGCGGCGGAAAACGCGTGCCAATGTGTGGTGTTCCGTATCATTCAGCTGATGGTTATATTGCCAAACTCATTGAAAAAGGCTACAAGGTCGCTGTGTGTGAGCAAACGGAAGACCCGCGCCAAGCGCAAGGTATTGTAAAACGCGAAGTCGTAAAAGTCATTACTCCAGGTACGGTATTGTCAGACCAACTGCTACCAGACAAGGCCAATAATTACCTGGTTGTATTGCTCGAGGAAAGCGGTCTGCTATGCTTTGCTGCAGTCGACATATCAACTGGCGAGTGTATGTGGGGCTCTTTTACTGGTGCCAGCAAGGTTGCTGCTATGTGTGACCGTCTATTTTGCCTGTCCCCGGCTGAAATCCTGTTTGCAGGGAAAATTGATAGCGCTGCTGCCATTAATGAGTTTATTGCCGCAAGGATTCCCAGTTGCGCGTATAGTTCAATTGATGTCGAAGACTTTTCTGCCTTACGGAAATTGCCAGCCTCACATTTTGGCACCGACAACTTGCCCGAACAAGAACCTGCACGCGATTGTGTCGCATATTTGTTATATTACCTACATCATACTCTAAAGAGCGACCTGTCGCATGTTAATCGGCTTGGTCGCTATGACGCAGATGCTCATCTCTTATTAGATAACATCACTTTGCGAAACTTGGAGATTTCACGCAATTTGCGTGATGGTAGCAAAAAAGGGACACTGCTGGGCGTGCTCGATTATACACAAACTGCGATGGGAGCCCGCTTGCTAAAAAAGTGGGTTGAGCAGCCCTTGAATCAGCCCACAGAAATAGTAACCCGTTTAGACGCGGTGGACGAACTTGTTAAACAACCCGCTGCTCGGGCTTATATTAGAGAGCAGTTGCGTGATGTATACGATTTTGAGCGTATCATAACTAAAATCGAAGTAGGCACTGCCAATGCACGTGATCTCACCGCGTTGCGACAATCCTTAGCGACCTTGCCACTAGTAAAAGAAGCGATCGTAAAGCTTCGCGCAAAACTATTTAGTAGCGCTGGTGGCCAGCTATCCGGTCATATGGATATTGTTCAGTTGATCCAGGATGCCCTTGTCGATAACCCGCCGGTAGCCACGCGGGAGGGGGGCATGATACGTCCGGGCTATGACTTGGAGTTGGACGAGTTACGGACTATCGCACGCGATAGCAAACTTTGGATTCAGAATTTGGAGGCCAATGAGAGAGAAACCACAGGTATACGCTCCCTCAAAGTTGGCTATAACCGGGTATTTGGCTATTACCTGGAGGTAACTCACGCCAACGCGTCTGAAGTTCCGGCACGCTATACCCGCAAGCAGACGCTTGCCAATGCTGAACGTTATATTACTCCCGAATTAAAAGAATTTGAGCTCAAGGTACTTGGTGCGGAAGAAAAAATTGTTGTTCTTGAATATCAGTTGTTTGTTTCTCTGCGGGAAACGATCAAACGTCAGGTGCGTGAAATTCAGCAGACAGCCAGGCAAGTAGCCTTGTTGGATGTCCTGTGCTCGTTAAGTGAAGCCGCATCTCGGCATAATTATGTAAAACCGCAAATCGTGACTGACCGCGAATTGCGTATAAAGGACGGACGGCATCCGGTAGTCGAAGAACTGCTGCAACGCGAGCGTTTCATTCCGAACGATACTGGATTAAACCACCGGGACTGCGAAATCATGATTATAACCGGACCAAACATGGCCGGAAAATCTACCTATATGCGTCAAGTCGCGCTTTTGACTGTCATGGCTCAGATTGGCAGCTTTGTTCCGGCGCGGGAAGCGTCCATCTCGCCAGTTGACCGGATTTTTACCCGGGTCGGCGCTAGTGATGATTTGTCCTCAGGCCAGAGCACTTTTATGGTAGAAATGGCGGAAGTTTCACATATTCTCAAACATGCCACCAGCAAGAGCTTAATTATTCTGGACGAAATTGGCCGTGGCACAAGTACTTATGACGGTATGAGCATCGCCCGGGCAGTCATCGAACATATTAAGAGCAAAATTAAGGCCAAAACTTTGTTTTCTACCCATTATCATGAATTGACAGAAATGGAAGGACAGTTTGACGGGGTGAAAAACTACTCGGTTGCAGTTAAGGAGCGGGGCAACGATGTAGTATTTCTACGTCGAATTGTGCCAGGCGGGGCAGATAAAAGCTATGGCGTGCATGTGGCGCAATTAGCGGGTTTGCCAAAGTCTGTTATTGAGCGAGCACGTCAAATTTTGTCTGATCACGAACAGCCCGATTGCCGCCAGATTGAGAGAGCAGCTAGCCCCAGCCCCAGCCCTCTACCTGCCTCGTTATTTTCGTCTGGACTATCGGATGAACTGCTGGCGCTTGACATCATGACAGTAACACCGCTGGAAGCCTTAAACATCTTATACAAACTGCAAAATCAGGCTAAGGCGGAGGCTGGCAAACTATGA
- the mutL gene encoding DNA mismatch repair endonuclease MutL: MSATIRILDETVANQIAAGEVVERPASIIKELVENALDAGARSIAIEIADGGISFIRVTDDGSGMSETDARLAVIRHATSKITSADDLSRIATLGFRGEALPSIAAVSKFTLITRLPEANLGTRLEIHGGSLLEVSETGADSGTSITIVDLFYNTPARRKFLKAAAAEASQIHLAVVRLALSRSEIAFRLINNGKLVLSTPGGGSIEEVMGCVYGHQIVPELLPLPDAFGEVRVSGCIGKPSILKSSRQWQTFIVNGRVISNRMLSKALDNAFHSLLPHSGFPLAVVTINLSPADVDVNIHPQKSEVKFRDERSIYGAVYRSVSDALTQARQPQSIAAPYLLEKHMTEAPRNADLSPSVTTHQPALFVPDRLNAPVLPLSVVRESLAAVDSLAGSANVFHSSETTEQDTGMYLQALGQVENCYIVARGTDGLYIVDQHAAHERILYDKMQQASGRVHVQKLLIPILLTIDPLEGRAIAEAEPALQELGFTLEPFGPDTYRLTEVPADVNTGEAEALLKDALRLIGELRDLSPAALRHAYLQTAACKAAVKAGDLLNIRQLQAILDELCLTDRPFACPHGRPAMVRFGGDELGKMFKRT, encoded by the coding sequence ATGAGTGCAACTATTCGAATTCTTGATGAAACGGTAGCAAATCAAATTGCTGCAGGTGAGGTTGTCGAACGTCCTGCCTCCATTATTAAGGAATTAGTAGAAAACGCTTTGGACGCTGGTGCACGATCGATTGCAATCGAAATCGCTGATGGCGGTATCAGCTTCATTCGCGTTACAGATGACGGATCAGGCATGAGTGAGACGGATGCACGATTGGCAGTCATTCGTCATGCGACAAGCAAGATTACTTCTGCCGATGATCTTAGCCGTATCGCCACATTAGGATTTCGTGGTGAGGCTCTGCCCAGCATTGCGGCTGTTTCAAAGTTTACACTGATCACGCGTCTGCCTGAGGCGAACCTTGGCACCCGTCTTGAGATTCATGGCGGTAGTTTACTCGAAGTCAGCGAAACCGGTGCTGATAGCGGTACCTCAATTACTATTGTTGACTTATTCTATAACACTCCGGCCAGAAGAAAGTTTCTCAAAGCGGCAGCCGCTGAGGCGTCACAAATCCACTTAGCTGTTGTCCGGCTAGCTCTTTCGCGCTCTGAAATCGCATTTCGTCTAATTAATAATGGTAAGTTAGTTTTGTCAACTCCTGGCGGGGGCAGCATTGAAGAAGTTATGGGATGTGTATACGGACATCAAATTGTACCAGAATTACTGCCACTGCCGGACGCATTCGGAGAAGTTCGTGTTAGTGGCTGTATTGGCAAACCGAGTATTCTAAAGAGCAGTCGTCAGTGGCAGACTTTTATTGTCAATGGGCGTGTCATTTCTAATCGAATGCTCTCAAAAGCTCTGGATAATGCGTTCCATTCCCTGTTGCCGCACAGTGGCTTTCCGTTGGCGGTTGTGACAATCAATTTATCGCCTGCAGATGTGGATGTCAATATTCATCCGCAAAAAAGTGAAGTCAAGTTTCGCGATGAGCGTTCCATATATGGCGCAGTCTATAGGTCTGTATCTGATGCGCTCACTCAGGCGCGGCAACCTCAATCCATCGCGGCTCCATATCTGCTCGAAAAACATATGACGGAAGCCCCCAGAAACGCCGATCTATCGCCCTCCGTAACAACTCATCAGCCCGCTTTGTTCGTTCCTGACCGATTGAATGCTCCTGTGCTGCCTCTTTCGGTTGTACGGGAAAGTTTGGCTGCTGTCGATTCTTTAGCTGGCTCTGCCAACGTATTTCATTCATCTGAAACGACAGAGCAGGATACAGGTATGTATCTGCAAGCCCTAGGCCAAGTGGAAAATTGTTATATTGTCGCACGCGGAACAGATGGACTGTACATCGTGGATCAGCACGCAGCCCATGAGCGAATTTTGTACGACAAAATGCAGCAAGCAAGCGGACGGGTTCACGTACAAAAATTATTGATTCCGATTTTATTGACAATAGACCCGCTGGAAGGTAGGGCAATCGCTGAAGCGGAACCTGCTTTGCAAGAACTTGGCTTTACACTTGAACCCTTCGGCCCAGATACATATCGTTTAACTGAAGTGCCAGCAGATGTTAACACTGGTGAGGCTGAAGCTCTGTTGAAGGATGCACTGCGGCTGATCGGCGAACTACGTGATTTGAGTCCTGCCGCGTTGCGCCACGCCTATCTCCAGACCGCTGCTTGCAAAGCGGCCGTAAAGGCTGGCGATCTATTAAATATCCGACAACTTCAGGCTATTCTTGACGAATTGTGCCTTACCGATCGACCGTTCGCTTGCCCACATGGAAGACCGGCTATGGTGCGCTTCGGTGGGGACGAATTAGGGAAAATGTTCAAACGGACATAA
- a CDS encoding class I SAM-dependent methyltransferase, whose translation MVVTTVYEPTLSEIEQAKEIAVFLQLPYVKRGRRSLGNLRKLCQIDTLIVAADSGPKISTPDGELFFHIGMAALRIKNFRDGKPDHMAAAMELSQGVSVLDCTLGLGTDAIVASMLTGERGAVIGLEASELIAFITGWGLANLSAEANDITAAMRRIDVISADYRQYLPTLPDNYVDIVYFDPMFRRPVHRSSGIRPLREFADTGCLLEADLRQACRVAKRRVVVKETHGSPEFKRLGITTLVGGKYSSVQYGVIEQEGC comes from the coding sequence TTGGTTGTTACCACTGTATACGAGCCAACGCTATCTGAGATTGAACAAGCAAAGGAGATTGCTGTATTTTTACAATTGCCTTATGTGAAACGTGGCAGACGTTCACTCGGAAATTTGCGAAAGTTATGCCAAATAGATACGCTAATTGTTGCCGCCGACAGTGGACCTAAAATAAGTACCCCGGACGGAGAGTTGTTTTTTCATATCGGCATGGCTGCCTTACGAATAAAAAACTTTCGGGATGGAAAACCTGACCATATGGCGGCTGCAATGGAGTTAAGCCAAGGGGTATCGGTACTTGACTGTACCCTGGGGCTTGGCACGGATGCTATTGTAGCCAGTATGCTAACTGGGGAGCGGGGAGCTGTCATTGGGCTGGAGGCATCAGAGCTGATCGCTTTTATTACCGGCTGGGGATTAGCGAATCTTTCTGCTGAAGCAAATGATATAACAGCTGCCATGCGGCGAATCGACGTGATTTCCGCTGATTATCGTCAATATTTACCTACGTTACCTGATAACTATGTTGACATTGTTTATTTTGACCCGATGTTCCGCAGACCTGTACACAGAAGCTCCGGGATTCGCCCGCTTCGTGAATTCGCGGATACTGGCTGTTTGTTGGAAGCAGATCTGCGTCAAGCTTGCCGTGTGGCGAAACGGCGAGTTGTTGTCAAGGAAACTCACGGTAGTCCAGAATTCAAGCGATTAGGAATTACTACTTTGGTTGGTGGAAAATACAGCAGTGTCCAATACGGGGTTATCGAACAGGAGGGCTGCTGA
- the miaA gene encoding tRNA (adenosine(37)-N6)-dimethylallyltransferase MiaA has protein sequence MERLIAVVGPTAVGKTKVSIDLASYLYTKIISGDSMLVYRGLDIGTAKPTQEEQAGIIHELIDIRDPGEEFSVVDFKQLASECITRVNATGRIPVIAGGTGLYIKALLEDYGLTTPPGDELIRQELKRIADEQGNERLYQLLAESDPVKAALLHPNDVRRIIRALEIRMLTTKPVIEDSAAGLKYDSLVIGLSMDREKLYERINRRVDTMIAMGLADEVKRLVEQGVPLTSQAMQAIGYKQMIGYVKGEYSLADAAEAIKLATRHFAKRQMTWYRKMPYIRWVNVDEYTDHSTLMEHIYNLVAEKFGIE, from the coding sequence ATGGAAAGGCTAATTGCTGTTGTTGGTCCTACCGCCGTCGGCAAAACTAAGGTAAGCATTGATCTTGCAAGCTATTTGTATACAAAAATCATCTCAGGAGATTCCATGCTGGTCTATCGGGGACTGGATATTGGTACAGCTAAACCGACTCAAGAAGAGCAGGCGGGAATTATCCATGAACTCATTGATATCCGCGATCCGGGCGAGGAATTTAGTGTTGTCGACTTTAAACAGTTGGCTAGTGAATGCATCACACGCGTAAACGCAACTGGCAGGATACCAGTGATCGCCGGAGGAACTGGGCTGTATATTAAGGCCCTGCTGGAAGATTACGGATTAACTACCCCACCTGGCGACGAATTGATCCGCCAGGAACTCAAGCGGATAGCCGATGAGCAGGGAAATGAGCGGCTTTATCAGCTGCTTGCAGAAAGTGATCCAGTTAAAGCCGCTTTGTTGCATCCCAATGATGTGAGACGGATTATTCGTGCTCTTGAAATTCGTATGCTTACAACTAAACCCGTTATTGAGGATAGTGCGGCAGGACTTAAATACGACAGCTTGGTAATCGGCTTATCGATGGATCGCGAGAAATTATACGAACGGATTAATCGCCGAGTTGATACAATGATTGCGATGGGACTGGCGGACGAGGTAAAACGGTTAGTTGAACAAGGTGTTCCATTGACATCCCAAGCCATGCAAGCTATCGGCTATAAGCAAATGATTGGCTATGTCAAAGGTGAATATAGTCTTGCCGATGCGGCGGAGGCCATTAAGCTGGCGACGCGACATTTTGCAAAACGGCAGATGACATGGTATCGAAAGATGCCCTATATCAGATGGGTGAATGTCGATGAGTACACAGACCACTCGACGCTAATGGAACATATTTACAATTTAGTTGCAGAAAAATTTGGCATAGAGTAG
- the hfq gene encoding RNA chaperone Hfq, producing the protein MTTKVINLQDSFLNQVRKENVPVIIYLVNGFQLRGSVKGFDNFTVIIENDGKQQLVYKHAISTITPFRALMPGFHEKKEEVKTDKV; encoded by the coding sequence ATGACGACAAAGGTAATCAACTTGCAGGACAGCTTTTTGAACCAGGTACGAAAAGAGAACGTGCCTGTCATCATCTATTTAGTAAACGGCTTTCAGTTGCGGGGTTCGGTCAAAGGATTTGATAATTTTACGGTAATTATTGAAAATGATGGCAAGCAACAGCTTGTTTACAAACATGCTATTTCAACCATCACGCCGTTCCGAGCATTGATGCCAGGATTCCATGAAAAGAAAGAGGAAGTAAAGACAGATAAGGTTTGA
- a CDS encoding GTPase yields MREIVIVGRPNSGKTMFALNFANFLGVKRVDVTFRDYDDILTCRHFSIEEAKRELCSSVAHRTLTLQSIVLRMTMGKTPIEFMLDDTCGVSEQIHPDATVRRGMAQTLKSMRYADYIFHMLDMIYWSNHPFFQSGNIDQEIYQYGLARNAYTILANKIDAPLAREHLTKIGSAFPKAKVIPISALLGAGFKEVKACVARNI; encoded by the coding sequence ATGCGCGAAATAGTCATTGTTGGCCGTCCCAATTCAGGTAAGACGATGTTTGCGTTGAATTTCGCTAACTTTTTGGGAGTAAAGCGAGTAGACGTGACTTTTCGGGACTATGACGACATCTTGACCTGCCGCCATTTCTCCATCGAGGAAGCAAAGCGCGAATTGTGTAGCAGTGTGGCGCATCGAACCCTGACACTTCAGTCTATTGTTCTGCGAATGACGATGGGCAAAACCCCAATCGAGTTTATGCTTGACGATACCTGCGGGGTTTCCGAACAAATCCATCCTGACGCTACGGTGCGAAGAGGCATGGCGCAAACCTTAAAAAGCATGCGTTATGCAGACTATATCTTTCATATGCTGGATATGATATACTGGTCTAACCATCCATTTTTTCAAAGTGGAAATATTGACCAAGAAATATACCAGTACGGTTTGGCGCGCAATGCGTATACTATACTTGCTAACAAAATTGATGCACCACTCGCACGAGAACACCTGACGAAAATTGGCTCAGCCTTTCCGAAAGCGAAAGTCATACCAATTTCGGCTCTGCTGGGAGCAGGATTTAAAGAGGTGAAAGCGTGTGTTGCACGTAATATCTGA